The genomic window GTTGCTGACTGTCAAAATTAATGTGGAATACATTAGTATGGTAGAGTTAGTCCAAGTGGCAAGTGCCCCATGGTGGTGTGAGGGCTGCTGTTCTTTTGGAAGTGCTGTCTTTCAAGTTAAACATTGACTAATGTCCTGGGTAATTGGTGGGTCTTGACCACGTTATGCCTAGCCAAATTTGATTCAgaactttttattattaattcctcccccccccccccccccccttttactTCACTTGCAATTTGGAAATTCATTGTTAATTTCTGCCTGTATCCATTGTATATATTCtctttttaggctttttttaaaaatgaaattaactttGTAGTCTAATCCATATTTGTCTGGGTTTGAGAAAAGTGTTACGCATATGTAAGAATAATGATACTTTATAATTGCACATTGATGCTATTGAACAAATCGATTTGTTTTGGGTAGCTTTGTGCCTAATTCTCTCCTCCTATGCTTTGAAAACTAACATCTTTGCAATCAGATGCTGTGTACATGCTGAATAAGAGCAGCAGCTAAATTTGGTCCCAGTATAaagctcactgaagtcagtgggaggcTTGGTTTCAGAGAGCCTTGGATCTTGTCTGTGCTCTCTGTAAATTAGGAAGCAATGTCACCTCAATTCCCAAAGTTAGTTCTTGCATGCAGTGTAGCCTGGAGTTCCcacagtttttctgcattttaattttaataataaaaaaatggttaatatatTTCCTGATGCATCTGAAATTTAAGTTTTTACAGTATTATCTTGTTAAATGATGCAGTCTTTAGCTCtattgaagaaaagagaaaactgttATAAGCATGTTGGGGTGGTTATTTGGGGGAAGAttacccccccccttttttttttttttttttaataaatacttacTATCGCTGGAATATATGGAAAAAATGGCAGCCCTGCTTCATTGCACTGTTTGTAATCACCGCATTTGTATGGAGGAAGCATTTGGGCAACTGTTGTAGGGCTTGgtgtctggttttatttattttcagggtGGGCTTCTCATTTCCCTTTAATTTTGGACTAATCAGTTAACTTGATCACTAGCACTTTGAAGTTCCATCTGCTTGTGTGTTTTTCGCATTAGTTCACATTTATGTGCAATAAGAGCCTTTAGTCTGGAGGTGCACTGTGTTTACATTTCAGAGTTCTCAAAGGTCCACCATAGAAACTGTTTTTTACAGACTCGGGTTGTGTGTAGCTTTTTGTGTGCCATTATTGAATCTTTGAACACTTTCCCAGATCTAAAATTGTGTTGCTTCCAGATTTAGTTATTGTTTATTTAAATTGCCCTTCCTTCTTATATTTTAACTTGGTTGTgaaacatgtttggtttttttcccttaacagATTTTCCATGGTATGAGAAGATAAAAACTGCACTGCAGGGCAGATTTAAACTCCAGAAGTTTAGGTCCTTGCAACTTGAAACAGTAAATGCTGCAATGGCAGGAAAGGATATATTTCTTGTCATGCCTACAGGTGGTGGAAAGAGCCTTTGCTATCAGTTACCAGCTGTGTGTTCTGATGGTATGTAAGGGAAGAAAAGGTCACATATAAacaattgtatttattttctcccttttataGTTATTTGGAGAATGAACGTTACATTGGTGTCTAGTATCACAGTAGgtggaaaaaagagcaaagataGGAGAGAAGGATTAACTAAGAATATTTTGTTTGctctctttattttctctgaaggaGCAATAGCAGCTTTAAAATAGATGTGCCTTTTAGATGtgatttagatttaaaaaatttATCTGTGTTCCTCTCAATATATTATTAAATActgaaagaactttttaaaagtttgtcacttctttttttctttcttaattcaaTATACAGACTGTAAATTATTAAGGTATGGATATCTGTTATTTGTCTCTTCCACTCTAAAGCTTTAGCTTCAGGTTATTTAGGAGAGACTTTGCATATTCATTTTTGAAAATAAGTTACCCTGTTCTAGTTTCTgagctttctttttgaaaaataacccATCAAATTGCATGGAAGTTTGTTTATTTACAAAGACCAAATTTACCAATACCTAGCATTGCTTAGTTGTATGGTAAATTAGCATCTCACAACACAGATGTGAATCCAACtttctttgttttgtatattaGTTCTTATACTCTGTTTGTTGCAGCTCAGTTGTTTATGGTCTAGATTCTAAGAGAAGGTGCATGTCATGGGCAGTTGATAGGAAGTATCCCTATGTGACCCAGCAGTCACTTATCAGCTCTCTAGGAGGGGATTCTGCTACTGTGTGTGAAGCTTAAGCTCACGTTTGGCAGTTCCTTCAGAACAGGACTGATGCATTAGTAAGAAGTGTTAGACGAGATGTTTGTGACATCTGAACTGTTCAGTTTGCACAGTGATTGATTGTTACAGGTTTCACACTCGTGATATGTCCTTTGATATCACTTATGGAAGATCAACTCATGGTTTTGGAACAGCTTGGTATTTCTGCAACTTTATTAAATGCCTCAAGCAGTAAGGTATGTTTAACTGCCAATTCTTCACAGTTTTTGTGGTGTATGTGCTGGCATCTTGCCTCTGTGTATGTTATTTATGAATACTGAATGAATGGCACAGTTTTATCAGTTAATGCCATTCTGTCAACAGTATTTTGCCAGCTATGTGCTGTGATATGTGAATAAGTATTTTGCATTCTTGTTTTAATGACAAGAACACGTGTAAACCAACACCTTTCATGGAATAAATAGATTTCATTGGGCTATTTAGAGGATGTGAAGTACCTTTGGCTGGTGTGTGTTGTAGATTTTTACTCAGCTTCTAGACTTAAAAGATGATTGGAGTAGATGACTTTTGTCCACTAGTAACATGTTAAGTTGTGCAGGCTTTTACATATAATTATTTATCTTACTTTAGGATGGTAAGCTGTTTGATCCAGAGGCCAAAAAGCAGCTTACTTCCCAGTCTGTTTATTAGTCAATTGCTTTTTacagtgaaatatattttcctgaCTAGCAGGAGGCTGTGGTCATTAACTTGAACGTGACGCTGGATTTGATAGGTTCGTGGCTTTTTGCAATGTGCCAAACTTGGAGCCTGCTTTGAGGTAGAGTGCTTTGAAAACTCAGTAATAAAGACTACAGTTGTGggcaagaaattattttactcttGTAGTACCGCAGGCATGTTTGGTACATTATAGTTTATTGGAAAAATACTGATATCACATGATGAAGCAAAGACAAATATTCAGTAGTTTGCTTTTTCAAAGTTCTGTGGCAGATTTTCCAAgtattaaaattaacattttatataTAATGTTCTTCAACAAAGACTTATAGTAGCGGTAAATACTGTGTAACAATTTATCAGACTCTCTTAATTGCCCCATATGAATTGTTAATAACCTCTTAAGAATCTTAGCACTAAGCAACTTTAGTGTGTTGTCCTAGTTTGTTAGCCCCtgatttctccttttgttttgaacAGGAGCATGTGAAGTGGGTTCATACCGAAATGCTAGACAGAAATTCACAACTGAAGCTCATTTACGTGACCCCGGAGAAGAttgcaaaaagcaaaatgttcatGTCAAAGCTAGAGAAAGCTTATCAAGCAGGGTGTCTTGCTCGCATTGCCGTAGATGAAGTCCATTGCTGTAGTCAGTGGGGCCATGACTTCAGGCCTGGTATGCACATTAGAAATCCAGTTTGCAGTGTTATTCAGACATCAATAAATAATGAGTTAGGCCTGAAATAAAGCCAGGTGCTTCCTTCATGTGTTAAGTAAATACTTAAGGTATGGCAAGTACCTGTGTTAGCTCAGGGACTTTAAATTAAATTCACAAATTACTATATCCTTACCCAGGAGCTAAGTTCATGCAAATGGGGGCAATTTCAATGTAGATTTTGCTGTCAGTATTCTGAAAAACTCCTAATTAAGTTTACTTTAATTGGAGCTTAGTAAAATGAAAGTTTTTGGCTGCTGTCTTTAATATGGACAATACAGTCATCTTTAATCTATGGTTACATGGAAAAGTCATTCTGTACACCACTCCCTAACACTCTGTGTGACAGAGGTAGAGCATTTTGTAAATTTGAGTTGTATTTTAATTGCTTCTAAAGCAAGTTGAAACAAATGCCCTTGACTTGCAGGGAAAGAAAGTGTGCTTCGTTGGTTTCCTATCTTGTTAGTAGTAGAAGTCTGTTACTTGCTGGTTACTGTTCCTTTGCCTTTGAAAGAAAACCTGATTTGAGGCAATAATAACTGTAAAATCAACCTTTGCAGTTTTGTTAAAAAGTGTTGTCTGAGCAAAGACCCGTGCCAGTTAAACAGGCAATGTAGAATTTGAATAAGTAAGGCAGCAAGTAATTGTCAGCACTGAGTCTTTAAAATCTTTCCTTGGTGTACTGTGGTCTATGTATCCAAATTCTACATTGCTTGTTTATCAGCAAAGCTGTGTTTACTGAAAAGCTGTTTGTAAAAACAGACCTGCAAAATAACGTGAATGTTGGTTAATGCGATGCCATTTACATTTTTCTATCTTTTTAAGACCTTCTCTTTCGATATGTTTTGCCTTCTGAATTGTGGCTGTTTCTGTGAAATTCAGTTAGAAGAGAGAGCATCTATTTTGATAAGTGCAACCTTCTTTATGAAATAATTTGGATGTATAAATTAGTACTGTAGTAAATTCATCAGTAAtaacatttatttcagtattatCCCATTGATTACTACAATTACTATTGTAGATAGTAATCTACATGAATATCTTTTTTAACTTTGGATCTATGGtatgagaaatctttttttttctccttttcgtTTTCTTGCTTAGACTACAAGTCTCTTGGTATCTTGAAAAGACAGTTTCCCAATGCTCCCTTGATTGGATTGACAGCAACTGCTACAAATCATGTTTTAAAGGATGCTCAGAAAATTTTGCATGTTCAGAAGTGCATTACCTTTACTGCTTCTTTCAACCGGCCCAATCTTTACTATGAGGTATGTCTTACTACCTGTTTGTTTGACTGCATTGCAGTCATGTTGTCTTCTGTAAGGTACAGTTGATGAATTTTAGAGTAGATTTTCAATTACACATTTTTCAACTGAATGATGGTGTTGTTTCATTACTTTGTGTTGCtgaacttggtgtcatctgcagaggAACTTGGGCTGCTCTGTCTTTGTGAGCAAGGCTTAGCAGATAGGACTCTGTAGAGGGGAGAGGTAGGTAGCAGGCTCACTGCTGACATTTTTCAACAGATTGCATATGATTGCAAAAAGTTGTGAATTATTATGTTGTACTGTATTTTCAGTTTGGTCACaggttctttttctgttcttcatggGAAAACTTGTGGGTTTGTTTTATCTATGGACTTTTGATATGTAATCTGACTGTAAATGGAAGAATAGTTATGTTTAGTGGAAGAAGCAGAATAATAGGATTGTTTAACAGACGGTGTGCCCACTTGAAGAACTCTCTAGCATGTGTATATTATATTTTCGAGGTTCGTCATAAGCCTTCAAATAATGAAGATTTCATTGAGGACATAGTCAAGATCATTACTGGAAGATACAAAGGActctcaggtaaaaaaaaaaagaaagaaaagaaaaaagagcatgctattttttttataatctttgGCCTTACAGGCATGTTTTCAAGTGATTCTGAAACGTGTAGAGAAATTCTACCTTCACCATACATTAAACATCCAGCATTAGATGGATGTAAGACCTGTACCTTGAATaattactcttttcattcattagTGTTTAAATGTCTTTACAGTTTACTTATACCTTCTGAAGTATTGAAATATAATGTTGATGTATATAGAACAATGTTTGTATAGATAATAATAGCAATTTTTAAGATCTGTAAGAAAAAGGCTCAAAAAAGGTTATCTGTGTTCTTAAATCACACATGTCATTTAGTATCTATGTGTCAGGATATTTACTATCTTTAATActtctttttcatatttgatCATAAGATTCATGTATTATTCAGTTCCCAGAATGGGTCTGTGGTGGGGTGAATTGTACTTTCGTGATGAAAGCAGAACTGTAAGAGTTGGACTTTGTGTAATTCAATGAACTATGTAGTGCAAATAAAGAGGAGAGCCATATTACAAAGGCAACAGAATCCAATTTTCTGGAGCAGCAGTGTGTCCCTGTCTCTGCTGTGGAACGCTGTGGCTGTAACGAGCAGCTCCCTGAGTACAAACTGTGTTAAGATGATCACAAATCGCATGGCTTTGTGTGTAATCCTTGACTTAGCCCAGACTGACTAATGAGAAAAAGCAGATTTATCTGAAACATCAGGTGAGATGTCACAGGTGTCATAAGGAACAGCACCCCTTTACGTAAGCATTAATAACCATTGTCTTCCTTGAACATTAATAGAATACTTCCATGATTATGTGGGTTGGCACCCATATTTTCTCTTTAGTCTACAAGTCAAAGCTCATAATTGAAGTTCCCTTCATGGCTACCAATACTGCAGACTGAATAGGCACGAAGGTTGTTtactgggttttatttatttatttttaagttaataaaactttcaaagctgtttttaaGTATTGGtaattgtttggattttttaagACATTACAATAAGGCAACTTTCACTTTCCTGCAGGAATTGTTTATTGTTTTTCTCAGAAGGATTCTGAGCAAGTTACTGTGAGTTTGCAGAAACTGGGAATCAAGGCAGGGACTTACCATGCAAATATGGATGCTAAATATAAGACCAAAGTTCATAAAGGATGGGCAGCGAATCAAATCCAGGTGAAGCAGATACTTTTCATAGACTTATGTCTCATTTAAACAAATTGTGTTTTGGTACCTTGACggtttcttaatcttttttcagGTTGTGGTGGCAACTGTTGCTTTTGGCATGGGAATTGATAAACCTGATGTGAGGTTTGTAATTCATCATTCTATGAGCAAGTCCATGGAGAACTACTACCAAGAGAGTGGACGTGCAGGTATTGTAGGAAATGGCTTTTGCAAAGTTGCCTTTTACATCCATTAAACCAATAAAATTGTACTTTGACTTCAGTCACAGTGCAGTGTGTCTTGTCTTTGAGACAGGTTCCAAAGTGTGTAATGCACTCAGCCTCTGTAAAGAGACTTTAAAGCAAATATAAACTATGTTCATGATCTCAGGCCTCTGTACTGCAGTGTAGCAAAGAATAACTGGGTACCTAGCCATTTACTCAgcgttttttttaattactggatTTTTCTGACGTCTGTGGCTTACCAGAATAATTTCATAACGTGACACTGACTGATGGGATATAtgttacagaaaagatttttttgtttgtttttttctttgcatagcAACTGGTTTGTGTGATTTGCTCACATTATCTCTAGATGATGTCTAATTGCTGTATGAATTTCAGTGGCCACTGAAATACAAGTAGGATGGGAGTCTGGAGCAGGGAATTTTAAGGATTGATTAATGTATAGCAGCACTAAATAGCTgttatggcttaaaaaaaaaaggggttgtggtgttttattttggtgtgggttttttgacCTTGTGCATTATTACTTTTTCAAAGACAGAGTTGAATCTATGTGGAGGAAAGCTTTGTAAGGACCCTGAGGGGCAATTGGTTGAGATTTTAACTATGCCTGTGCAATAGAAATCGGCCTTAGCTGGCCTAAGAAATAAAACAGTCATCAAAGTTTGTGGGAGTTTGCATCTGCTTATGCTAGAACCTGGTTACTTCCAGATAGTGCTGGAAGTAGCAGGAAGTATAAATATTGAAGTGGTGAGACAAGGGCCATATAGGTGCTGAAATAGTTGTTTCACAGTGTTTATCAACTTGGCATAATTAAAGCAagcttttgtgtttcttcttcatAACTCAATTTAAATGAGATTCTTCTGGGGAAGGATTAATTAAGCACTGCAGCTCATTTGCCTGAACATAGTACTTAGCTTATGAaaccttcctttttccccttgaCTTCCCATCCAGTTGAAGTAGTTCCTTTCTGTTATAtgttaaactttttaaaaagtttagggTTTTTAGGCCTTTTCTGCTCTCTGGATCTTCTAAATAGCAGGAGGACACCCATCAGCACATCATTGGGAAGGGTGGGCAACGGGAACAAAGAGATGATCTAAGTTCAGCTATAGAAGGCACAGTTGGttttaaacagaatattttgttaAATCATGCCTAATTCTCTCTTTATTTATTACCATTAATACCTAATAAGGTATTTGAAGCTTACAATGTCTATTAAACAAATAAGAATTGGGCTTCAAGACGTATTTGGCTAGGATTTTCCAAGAGGTTTTAGGGTGAGAAAATAATGATTTCACTGACTTTCTGTATGATACTAATATTTTATTGTGGTTGTTAAAGGGTCAAAATCTTCattgttttcagtttgcttgaTTCTGTAGTTGTAGAAGACTCTTCtaaatctattttatttctaGTCTGTATCATGCTATGTTCTGTTGGCTAATATGTTATGCTTGATACTCTTACAGTTTATGCACTCTCTTACAGGGGCTGCAGAAGCCCATGCAGAAAAAGTGGAATTTGTACCAGAAAATGCTATGCTTAAAGTAAATatcttctaaatttttttgttcattttaatgcaTTGCAGGTAGAGATGACCAAAAAGCTGACTGCATTTTGTACTATGGCTTTGGAGATATATTCAGAATCAGCTCAATGGTAGTGATGGAAAACGTAGGGCAAGAGAAGCTGTACGATATGGTGTCTTACTGCCAGAATATGAGCAAGTAAGTTACTGTGGTGGTGTGGTTGCTTAGTTTTTAAATAGGctaattttgttgattttttttttttttctttgagcgcatttgaaggaaaaaacccccacaaaccaccaccaaacaaaaccatccacaaaagcaacaacaacaaaacaaaaaaccccaccacactgTAGAAATGCTACTATTGTAACAACGTCTTGAGTTTGGAGTTTGTGGTTTGGCTGCTCAGTACGTGTACTCCTGCATAAAACTGAGTGTTGGTGCGTTGCTTGCCGGCTTCAGGATAAAGTTCTGGAAGCAGTTATGTTGACGTGAAATATCTGTCAACAAACACTTTGGATTTCAAATTCCATTCAGAGCAAAAACTGGAATACTTTGGTTTTTACTCTAAGGTACCAGTTTTTATTGCCCATACAGGAATTCACATGTTCTTAATGCTTCATCCAGTGTACTGAGCTGTATGGAATACTTCATGGAAAACACTTGTATCTGTGTTGTGGACAACTCGTGCATTCAGTATAGTCTTTGTTGTCCTCAGTCTAAGAATTAGTTCATATTCTTatgatttttcattctttttgaaaTTGCAGATTATACTTTTCTGCTTTAACCAAACTGTTCCTACAGTAGTGTTTACTATTACTGAAAGCTACTAGTTACTCCTGTTAGCATAACTGACAGCAAATACTGTGTCACAGtgcttgttttctgatttttcctgAGATAATTCTTCATGCTTGTTTTGAGATATGAGCTGACCCAAGGGACCTTCTTTTTGCCACACTCATGATTTGTAACACAGGTTTATACATGTATGCTCTATAGTCCCTCTTTGCTCTCTGCTCTTTCAGGTGTCGCCGGGTCCTCATAGCCCATCATTTTGATGAAGTATGGGATTCTGCAAACTGCAACAGAATGTGTGATAACTGCTGTAGAGAGAGCTGTAAGTAAATTGTTTTTATAACTAAGGACAGAAAACATGGAGAAGGTTGGCttaaagaaatatcttttttagACAAACTGTAAGCAACTTCTGTAAAGAGTGCATGTAATACTGCCTGTTTCCAAGGTGCAAATTTTATGAATGTCGGTTTTTAGTGGCTTAGTGTTGCCAAATTCATGATGTTTAGCAGGGTGCTTTCTGGTTTGGCTTTTTGCCTGAAAACACTTTGGTATCTTTGGTATC from Accipiter gentilis chromosome 18, bAccGen1.1, whole genome shotgun sequence includes these protein-coding regions:
- the RECQL gene encoding ATP-dependent DNA helicase Q1 isoform X1, with the protein product MACVCKSIHPLCSNLDIQQILWSCIGGRSGCTKLLEEVLASIENELQAVEMQIQELVDKQQELIQKKMRVKSLIKQSSGDLEAGGSKDMETSSEAWNKKDFPWYEKIKTALQGRFKLQKFRSLQLETVNAAMAGKDIFLVMPTGGGKSLCYQLPAVCSDGFTLVICPLISLMEDQLMVLEQLGISATLLNASSSKEHVKWVHTEMLDRNSQLKLIYVTPEKIAKSKMFMSKLEKAYQAGCLARIAVDEVHCCSQWGHDFRPDYKSLGILKRQFPNAPLIGLTATATNHVLKDAQKILHVQKCITFTASFNRPNLYYEVRHKPSNNEDFIEDIVKIITGRYKGLSGIVYCFSQKDSEQVTVSLQKLGIKAGTYHANMDAKYKTKVHKGWAANQIQVVVATVAFGMGIDKPDVRFVIHHSMSKSMENYYQESGRAGRDDQKADCILYYGFGDIFRISSMVVMENVGQEKLYDMVSYCQNMSKCRRVLIAHHFDEVWDSANCNRMCDNCCRESSCEKMDVTGYCRDLIKILEQAENMSEKLTPLKLIDAWSGKGVSKFRVAEVTPPKHPREELERVIAHLLLQQYLKEDFSFTAFATISYLKIGPKAHLLKNKAHVITIEGITNNKSVYKDKPSQSSNSKGSRENAQNISKTVQDSVVKKAQEHKRPNCGSNLKAKKLKLQAGGDEQPVVLD
- the RECQL gene encoding ATP-dependent DNA helicase Q1 isoform X3; protein product: MQIQELVDKQQELIQKKMRVKSLIKQSSGDLEAGGSKDMETSSEAWNKKDFPWYEKIKTALQGRFKLQKFRSLQLETVNAAMAGKDIFLVMPTGGGKSLCYQLPAVCSDGFTLVICPLISLMEDQLMVLEQLGISATLLNASSSKEHVKWVHTEMLDRNSQLKLIYVTPEKIAKSKMFMSKLEKAYQAGCLARIAVDEVHCCSQWGHDFRPDYKSLGILKRQFPNAPLIGLTATATNHVLKDAQKILHVQKCITFTASFNRPNLYYEVRHKPSNNEDFIEDIVKIITGRYKGLSGIVYCFSQKDSEQVTVSLQKLGIKAGTYHANMDAKYKTKVHKGWAANQIQVVVATVAFGMGIDKPDVRFVIHHSMSKSMENYYQESGRAGRDDQKADCILYYGFGDIFRISSMVVMENVGQEKLYDMVSYCQNMSKCRRVLIAHHFDEVWDSANCNRMCDNCCRESSCEKMDVTGYCRDLIKILEQAENMSEKLTPLKLIDAWSGKGVSKFRVAEVTPPKHPREELERVIAHLLLQQYLKEDFSFTAFATISYLKIGPKAHLLKNKAHVITIEGITNNKSVYKDKPSQSSNSKGSRENAQNISKTVQDSVVKKAQEHKRPNCGSNLKAKKLKLQAGGDEQPVVLD
- the RECQL gene encoding ATP-dependent DNA helicase Q1 isoform X2, translated to MTAVAVLEEVLASIENELQAVEMQIQELVDKQQELIQKKMRVKSLIKQSSGDLEAGGSKDMETSSEAWNKKDFPWYEKIKTALQGRFKLQKFRSLQLETVNAAMAGKDIFLVMPTGGGKSLCYQLPAVCSDGFTLVICPLISLMEDQLMVLEQLGISATLLNASSSKEHVKWVHTEMLDRNSQLKLIYVTPEKIAKSKMFMSKLEKAYQAGCLARIAVDEVHCCSQWGHDFRPDYKSLGILKRQFPNAPLIGLTATATNHVLKDAQKILHVQKCITFTASFNRPNLYYEVRHKPSNNEDFIEDIVKIITGRYKGLSGIVYCFSQKDSEQVTVSLQKLGIKAGTYHANMDAKYKTKVHKGWAANQIQVVVATVAFGMGIDKPDVRFVIHHSMSKSMENYYQESGRAGRDDQKADCILYYGFGDIFRISSMVVMENVGQEKLYDMVSYCQNMSKCRRVLIAHHFDEVWDSANCNRMCDNCCRESSCEKMDVTGYCRDLIKILEQAENMSEKLTPLKLIDAWSGKGVSKFRVAEVTPPKHPREELERVIAHLLLQQYLKEDFSFTAFATISYLKIGPKAHLLKNKAHVITIEGITNNKSVYKDKPSQSSNSKGSRENAQNISKTVQDSVVKKAQEHKRPNCGSNLKAKKLKLQAGGDEQPVVLD